The Salvia miltiorrhiza cultivar Shanhuang (shh) chromosome 1, IMPLAD_Smil_shh, whole genome shotgun sequence genome has a window encoding:
- the LOC130987068 gene encoding glycerophosphocholine acyltransferase 1-like: MTTNEETVELEDANGNRDSHGNIRLRLGDPSKKVAQTKQMLSKQAVQTRDILSKQALKIAKQAEEHERFINKVTHLIGVLGFGGFCFVLGARPQDVRYLYCLFYVIFVPLRWIYYRYKKWHYYLLDFCYYANTIFLIMLLFCPRNEKLFMVCFSFAEGPLAWALIVWRCSLVFNSVDKIVSVFIHLLPGLVFFTIRWWDPVFVEAMRPDGSTSRSSWAYTESKSYLWTWLFLVPLVAYIVWQILYFLIVDVLRRQRLLRDPEVMTSYRELSKKAQKANNMWWRFSGLLGDQNRLFMYILLQAMFTVATTALTVPIFLSYELHVTFQLLKISASVWNGGNFLLEVMPRQVVMKERKKMEMQPLNAQIDQPAPGDSTGENGSSHVVESQ, encoded by the exons ATGACGACTAATGAAGAAACGGTGGAGTTGGAAGATGCCAACGGCAACCGGGATTCGCATGGGAACATCAGGCTGAGGCTGGGAGATCCATCCAAG AAAGTGGCTCAGACGAAGCAGATGCTGTCTAAACAAGCAGTGCAGACCAGAGACATCTTGTCCAAACAGGCACTCAAGATTGCCAAACAGGCTGAAGAGCACGAAAGATTCATCAAcaag GTGACACACTTGATAGGTGTTCTTGGCTTTGGAGGCTTTTGCTTTGTCTTGGGAGCAA GGCCACAGGATGTCCGGTACCTGTATTGTTTGTTCTACGTGATATTTGTGCCCCTTCGATGGATATATTACAGATACAAGAAATGGCACTATTATCTTCTG GATTTTTGTTATTATGCCAATACAATCTTCTTGATTATGCTGCTGTTTTGTCCGAGGAACGAGAAGCTTTTCATGGTTTGCTTCTCATTTGCAGAG GGGCCGTTGGCATGGGCACTGATTGTTTGGCGTTGTAGCTTGGTTTTCAATTCTGTGGACAAAATTGTAAGCGTCTTCATACATCTCTTGCCAG GATTAGTTTTCTTCACTATAAGATGGTGGGACCCTGTGTTTGTCGAAGCCATGCGTCCTGATGGCTCCACTAGTAGATCATCTTGGGCTTATACGGAAAGCAAATCATATCTATGGACTTGGCTTTTCCTTGTTCCGTTAGTTGCTTATATTGTTTGGCAGATTCTCTATTTTCTCATTGTAGATGTCCTGCGTCGACAAAGACTACTCCGAGATCCAGAAGTCATGACTTCCTACAG GGAACTCTCAAAAAAAGCACAGAAAGCAAACAACATGTGGTGGCGGTTTAGTGGGTTGCTCGGTGACCAGAATCGCTTGTTCATGTATATTCTGCTACAGGCTATGTTCACTGTGGCAACCACGGCGCTCACAGTCCCTATATTCTTGTCATACGAACTGCACGTGACGTTCCAGTTGCTCAAGATCTCTGCATCTGTATGGAATGGAGGTAACTTCTTGCTAGAAGTGATGCCAAGGCAAGTTGTTatgaaagagagaaagaaaatggaGATGCAACCGCTCAATGCTCAGATAGACCAACCAGCACCCGGTGATTCAACCGGAGAAAATGGTTCATCTCATGTAGTAGAATCCCAGTAG
- the LOC130987064 gene encoding vacuolar protein sorting-associated protein 52 A, whose protein sequence is MTEVISDQSVEANDDSKNVVDLGLVVGELTLEDDAVSDDEVSLEGLEQELQDYKTDDVVTMILSKGTTSRNYTKDVEHNLRRIELDSIQDYIKESDNLISLHDQIYDCNIILLQMEKLLSGFQAEIGSISSDIKVLQERSLDMGLKLKNRKAAESKLAKFVEDIIVPPRMIEIIVDGEVNEEYLRTLEILSRKLQFVESDSMLKTSKVITNVQPEVEKLHQKAVSKVFDFIIQKLNALRRPKTNVQILQQSVLLKYKYVIMFLKEHNKEVYLDIRAAYIDTMNKVLGTNIHAYIQALEKLQLDIATAADLIGVETRSTSLFLRGEPLKNRSAVFALGDRINILKEIDEPALIPHIAEASSKKYPYEVLFRSLHKLLMDTAASEYLFCDEFFRDQSMFYDIFAGPFTVIDEHLNTVLPNFYDAIGLMLMIRIIHQNQLIMSRRRLPCLDSYWDKVNISLWPRFKMVFDMHLSSLRNANIRTLWEDDVHPHYVMRRYAEFTASLIQLNVDYGDGQLELNLERLWLAADDLLVKLATLFQKSKQQTVFVINNYDMTISILKEAGPEGGRIQMHLEELLKSNTTIYVEELLLQHFSDLIKFVKTRACEDASFGSGHPIGATEVEPIVKDFASRWKAAIELMHSDVITSFSNFLCGMEILRAALTQLLLYYTRLSDCMKNIPGGSALNKDLISISSIMYEIRKFSRTF, encoded by the exons ATGACTGAGGTGATTTCAGATCAATCA GTTGAGGCAAATGACGATTCGAAAAATGTGGTGGATCTGGGATTGGTTGTTGGCGAATTGACACTGGAAGATGATGCAGTCAG TGACGATGAGGTTTCATTGGAGGGGCTAGAACAAGAGCTACAAGATTATAAAACTGATGAT GTAGTTACCATGATACTGTCGAAAGGGACAACATCCCGGAACTACACTAAGGATGTGGAGCACAATCTAAGGCGGATAGAGCTCGACTCTATTCAG GATTATATCAAAGAAAGTGACAATCTAATATCACTTCATGATCAAATTTATGATTGTAATATCATCCTATTGCAAATGGAAAAGCTTTTAAGTGGATTTCAG GCTGAGATAGGTTCAATAAGTTCAGATATAAAGGTTCTTCAAGAAAGGTCTTTGGATATGGGGCTAAAGCTAAAGAATCGCAAG GCAGCTGAATCAAAACTGGCTAAATTTGTCGAGGACATCATTGTGCCGCCAAGGATGATAGAGATAATAGTCGATGGAGAG GTGAATGAGGAATACTTGAGAACGCTTGAGATTCTTAGTAGGAAGCTACAATTTGTTGAAAGTGACTCCATGTTGAAAACTTCCAAAGTGATAACTAATGTACAGCCTGAAGTTGAAAAGCTTCACCAAAAAGCAGTTTCTAAG GTATTTGACTTCATCATTCAGAAACTAAATGCATTGAGGAGGCCCAAGACTAATGTTCAGATCCTTCAACAGAGTGTTCTTCTGAAATACAA ATACGTAATAATGTTTCTCAAGGAGCACAACAAAGAGGTATATCTTGACATCCGTGCTGCATATATTGACACCATGAATAAG GTTTTAGGTACAAATATCCATGCTTATATTCAAGCCTTAGAGAAGTTGCAACTAGACATAGCTACAGCTGCTGATTTGATTGGTGTTGAAACCAGAAGTACTAGTTTATTCTTGAGAGGGGAACCTTTGAAGAATCGGTCTGCTGTTTTTGCTTTGGGAGATAGGATAAATATTCTTAAG GAAATTGATGAGCCTGCATTGATTCCGCATATCGCTGAAGCCAGCTCTAAAAAGTATCCTTATGAAGTCCTATTCAGGAGCTTGCATAAGCTGCTTATGGATACCGCTGCTTCTGA ATATCTTTTCTGCGATGAATTCTTCAGAGACCAGTCTATGTTTTATGACATTTTTGCAG GCCCCTTCACAGTAATTGATGAACACCTGAATACAGTTCTACCAAATTTTTATGATGCAATTGGTCTGATGCTCATGATTCGCATTATACACCAGAATCAG CTAATAATGTCTCGGAGGCGACTACCATGTCTGGATTCGTACTGGGATAAG GTTAACATTTCTCTATGGCCGCGATTCAAGATGGTATTTGACATGCACCTCAGCAGCCTACGCAATGCGAATATCCGGACATTATGGGAAGATGATGTTCATCCACATTATGTCATGAGACGCTATGCAGAGTTTACAGCATCTCTGATTCAGCTTAATGTTGACTATGGGGATGGTCAG CTTGAACTCAACTTGGAAAGACTGTGGCTGGCTGCAGATGATTTGCTTGTCAAGCTTGCTACACTGTTCCAGAAATCAAAGCAGCAGACTGTGTTTGTCATAAATAACTATGACATGACAATCTCTATACTGAAG GAAGCTGGTCCTGAGGGGGGTAGAATCCAAATGCACCTCGAAGAGCTGCTCAAGAGCAATACAACTATTTATGTG GAGGAGCTACTACTCCAACACTTCAGTGACTTGATCAAGTTTGTCAAAACTAGAGCCT GTGAGGACGCAAGCTTTGGTTCAGGGCACCCGATTGGCGCGACAGAGGTTGAGCCCATTGTAAAGGACTTCGCGAGCAGATGGAAAGCCGCGATAGAGCTGATGCACAGCGACGTCATTACTTCTTTCAGCAACTTCTTGTGTGGTATGGAAATTCTCAGAGCTGCATTGACTCAGCTATTGCTTTACTACACCAGGCTCTCAGATTGCATGAAGAACATTCCTGGTGGATCTGCTCTAAACAAAGATTTAATTTCCATATCTTCAATTATGTACGAAATTAGGAAATTCTCAAGAACCTTTTAG